The Staphylococcus carnosus genome has a segment encoding these proteins:
- a CDS encoding bifunctional 3-deoxy-7-phosphoheptulonate synthase/chorismate mutase, producing the protein MNKLEQYRNEIEDINEQILDLLVKRGKLAQKIGEEKRKQGTKVYDPEREKVMLNALIEKNNGPFNDNVIKQLFKEIFKASIDLQKADHEKHLIVSRKLKPEDTIVKFENGGVIGDGNKSFIFGPCSVESQEQVDKVAADLQNKGLKFIRGGAFKPRTSPYDFQGLGLEGLKILKNVKDKYGLNVVSEIVTPADLELADDYLDVFQIGARNMQNFELLKEAGRTNKPILLKRGMSATIEEFIFAAEYIASQGNSNIILCERGIRTYEKATRNTLDISAVPILKQGTHLPVMVDVTHSTGRKDIMLPTAKAALAVGADGVMAEVHPDPAVALSDSGQQMDLEQFDKFYNELKPLADMYDNNQLR; encoded by the coding sequence ATGAATAAGTTGGAACAGTACAGAAATGAAATCGAAGACATTAATGAGCAAATTTTAGATCTTCTTGTAAAACGTGGAAAACTTGCACAAAAAATTGGAGAAGAAAAACGTAAGCAGGGTACTAAAGTATATGATCCTGAACGTGAAAAAGTAATGTTAAATGCATTAATTGAGAAAAATAATGGTCCATTTAATGACAATGTAATTAAACAATTATTCAAAGAAATTTTTAAAGCATCCATAGATTTACAAAAAGCAGATCACGAAAAACACTTAATTGTATCAAGAAAGTTAAAACCTGAAGATACAATTGTGAAATTTGAAAATGGCGGCGTAATTGGAGATGGTAATAAATCATTTATCTTCGGTCCTTGTTCAGTAGAATCACAAGAACAAGTAGACAAAGTTGCTGCTGATTTACAAAATAAAGGTTTGAAATTCATTCGTGGCGGTGCTTTCAAACCACGTACATCACCATATGATTTCCAAGGATTAGGATTGGAAGGGTTGAAAATCCTCAAAAATGTGAAAGATAAATACGGTTTGAATGTAGTCAGTGAAATTGTAACACCTGCTGATTTAGAATTAGCAGATGATTACTTAGATGTATTCCAAATCGGTGCGCGTAACATGCAAAACTTTGAATTATTAAAAGAAGCAGGACGTACAAATAAACCTATTTTGTTAAAAAGAGGGATGTCAGCAACTATTGAAGAATTTATCTTTGCTGCAGAATACATTGCTTCTCAAGGTAATAGCAATATCATCTTATGTGAACGCGGTATCAGAACATATGAAAAAGCAACAAGAAATACTCTAGATATTTCTGCAGTACCTATTTTAAAACAAGGTACTCATTTACCGGTAATGGTTGATGTTACACACAGTACTGGAAGAAAAGACATAATGTTACCGACTGCAAAAGCAGCTTTAGCTGTTGGAGCAGATGGTGTAATGGCAGAAGTGCATCCAGATCCAGCGGTAGCGCTTAGTGATAGCGGCCAACAAATGGATTTAGAACAGTTTGATAAATTCTATAATGAGTTGAAACCATTAGCAGATATGTATGATAACAATCAATTACGCTAA
- a CDS encoding DUF1444 domain-containing protein: MNVFQMRDKLKERLKHLNVNFSFNRDEDTLRIARKDNGKGVTIRLTPIVAKYNDKKETIVDEIVYYVTETIEQMSEQAQNEIQNLKIMPVMRAASFEKETKEGHKFVIDEHTAETNIYYALDLGKSYRLIDESMLKQLNATAQQVKEMALFNVRKLDTSYKTDEVKGNIFYFINTNDGYDASRILNTPLLNQFEEKAEGEMLVAIPHQDVLIIADIRNKTGYDVMAHLTMEFFTNGLVPITSLSFAYDKGHFEPIFILAKNNKAKKDSSPNVVQELSAVKDNKNNKNNKNNK; this comes from the coding sequence ATGAATGTCTTTCAAATGAGAGATAAATTAAAAGAACGTTTAAAACATTTAAATGTGAATTTTTCATTTAATCGTGATGAAGATACGTTGCGCATTGCAAGGAAAGATAACGGTAAAGGCGTAACAATTAGATTAACACCGATTGTTGCCAAATATAATGATAAAAAAGAAACAATTGTTGATGAAATCGTTTATTATGTTACAGAAACGATTGAACAAATGAGCGAGCAAGCTCAAAATGAAATTCAAAATTTGAAAATTATGCCTGTTATGCGTGCAGCAAGTTTTGAAAAAGAAACAAAAGAAGGGCATAAATTTGTTATAGATGAACATACAGCTGAAACTAATATCTATTACGCTTTAGATTTAGGAAAATCATATCGTCTAATCGATGAAAGTATGTTGAAACAATTGAATGCTACTGCACAACAAGTGAAAGAAATGGCATTATTTAATGTTCGTAAGCTTGATACCTCATATAAAACAGATGAAGTTAAAGGTAATATCTTTTACTTTATCAATACAAATGATGGTTACGATGCGAGCAGAATATTAAATACACCGTTGCTTAACCAATTTGAAGAAAAAGCTGAAGGTGAGATGCTTGTTGCAATACCTCATCAAGATGTATTGATTATTGCAGATATTCGTAATAAAACAGGTTATGATGTGATGGCACATCTTACGATGGAATTCTTCACTAATGGACTAGTTCCAATCACTTCCTTGTCATTTGCATATGATAAAGGTCATTTTGAACCTATCTTTATCTTAGCTAAAAATAATAAAGCTAAAAAAGACAGCAGTCCTAATGTAGTGCAAGAATTAAGTGCTGTTAAAGACAATAAAAACAACAAAAATAATAAAAACAACAAATAG
- a CDS encoding DUF948 domain-containing protein gives MDWILPVAGLIAALAFLVLVIGIVLVLVSVKKNLDYVAKTLDGIEGQVQGITRESTDLLHKANRLTEDIQDKVDRLNSVVDGVKGIGDSIQDLDGSVDRVTNSIAHNISQNEDKISQVIQWSNVAMEIADKWQYRKQQRESANYRG, from the coding sequence ATGGACTGGATTTTACCTGTAGCAGGTCTAATTGCAGCACTAGCATTTTTAGTTTTAGTAATCGGAATTGTGCTAGTCTTAGTATCTGTTAAGAAGAATTTAGACTATGTTGCTAAAACTCTTGACGGAATTGAAGGACAAGTACAAGGGATTACTCGTGAATCAACAGACTTACTTCACAAAGCTAACCGCTTAACTGAAGATATTCAAGATAAAGTGGACCGCTTAAATTCTGTAGTTGATGGAGTAAAAGGAATCGGTGATTCTATCCAAGATTTAGATGGATCAGTGGACCGAGTAACAAACTCAATTGCACATAATATTTCTCAAAATGAAGACAAAATTTCACAAGTCATCCAATGGTCTAATGTTGCTATGGAAATTGCTGATAAATGGCAATATAGAAAGCAACAAAGAGAAAGTGCAAACTACAGAGGCTAA
- the murC gene encoding UDP-N-acetylmuramate--L-alanine ligase, translated as MTHYHFVGIKGSGMSSLAQIMHDLGHEVQGSDIDQYVFTEKALRNKGIKILPFNPDNIEKGMTIIQGNAFSDTHEEIVRAHELDLEVIDYPTFLGHVIEQYISIAVTGAHGKTSTTGLLSHVMNGDKRTSFLIGDGTGLGIPQSEFFAFEACEYRRHFLSYHPDYAIMTNIDFDHPDYFKDVDDVTNAFQEMAYNVKKGIVAWGKDEHLRKIKADVPIYYYGLEKNEDIYADNIQITEHGTQFDVYIDGKYFDQFLSPQYGDHNILNTLAVIMVCHLEGLDIENIKEALETFGGVKRRFNETKLHNQVLVDDYAHHPREINATIETARKKYPNKEVIAVFQPHTFSRTKAFLEEFAESLSKADRVFLCDIFGSIREHDGSLTIQDLIDRIPGAQLIGENNVNILNEFDNAVILFMGAGDIQKIERAYMENNGVTNEF; from the coding sequence ATGACACACTATCATTTTGTCGGAATTAAAGGTTCTGGGATGAGTTCTTTGGCTCAAATAATGCATGATTTGGGTCATGAAGTTCAAGGTTCCGACATAGACCAATATGTGTTTACAGAAAAAGCATTAAGAAATAAAGGAATTAAAATATTACCTTTCAATCCTGATAATATTGAAAAGGGCATGACAATTATTCAAGGGAATGCCTTTTCAGATACACATGAAGAAATTGTACGTGCACATGAGTTAGACTTGGAAGTTATTGATTACCCAACATTTTTAGGGCATGTAATTGAGCAATATATTTCAATTGCAGTAACTGGCGCTCATGGTAAAACATCTACAACTGGTCTGTTATCTCATGTTATGAATGGAGATAAAAGAACTTCTTTCTTAATTGGTGATGGTACTGGCTTAGGTATTCCACAAAGTGAATTTTTTGCATTTGAAGCTTGTGAATATAGACGTCACTTTTTAAGTTATCACCCTGACTATGCAATAATGACAAACATTGATTTTGATCATCCTGATTATTTTAAAGATGTGGATGATGTTACAAATGCCTTCCAAGAAATGGCATATAATGTCAAAAAAGGAATTGTTGCATGGGGTAAAGACGAACACTTACGTAAAATTAAAGCGGATGTTCCAATTTATTATTATGGATTAGAAAAAAATGAAGATATTTATGCTGATAATATTCAAATTACAGAGCATGGAACACAGTTTGATGTTTATATCGATGGTAAATATTTTGATCAATTCTTATCTCCGCAATATGGTGACCATAATATTTTAAATACGTTAGCGGTTATTATGGTTTGTCACTTAGAAGGACTTGATATTGAGAATATCAAAGAAGCATTAGAGACATTTGGAGGGGTAAAAAGACGCTTCAATGAAACAAAGTTACATAATCAAGTATTAGTTGATGATTATGCCCACCATCCACGTGAAATTAATGCTACAATTGAGACAGCAAGGAAAAAATATCCGAACAAAGAAGTAATTGCTGTTTTCCAACCTCATACTTTTTCAAGAACGAAAGCATTCTTGGAAGAGTTTGCTGAGAGCTTGAGCAAAGCAGATCGAGTATTCTTGTGTGATATCTTTGGATCAATCAGAGAACACGATGGTAGTTTAACTATTCAAGATTTAATTGATCGTATTCCAGGTGCTCAGCTAATCGGTGAAAACAATGTAAATATATTAAATGAATTTGATAATGCGGTTATTTTATTTATGGGTGCAGGAGACATTCAAAAAATCGAACGCGCTTATATGGAAAATAATGGCGTGACAAATGAATTTTAA
- the ytpR gene encoding YtpR family tRNA-binding protein → MNLFYNKNGVGDVAFLQLDPAQGEFEYKQYGDVVRITQENDVVGYNIFNASNHLSLDGNGHIKLTPELVDQLQQTLKDAGIEDKLDSDLSPKFVVGYVETKEKHPNADKLSILKVNVGNEELQIVCGAPNVEAGQKVVVAKVGAVMPSGMVIKDAELRGIASSGMVCSMKELDLPNAPKEKGIMVLSDEYQVGQPFFEE, encoded by the coding sequence ATGAATTTATTTTATAATAAAAATGGTGTCGGAGACGTCGCATTTTTACAATTAGATCCTGCTCAAGGAGAGTTTGAATACAAACAATACGGCGATGTAGTTCGTATTACACAAGAAAACGATGTAGTTGGCTACAATATTTTTAACGCCTCAAATCATTTATCTTTAGATGGTAATGGGCATATTAAATTAACACCTGAACTGGTTGATCAATTACAACAAACACTCAAAGATGCTGGTATTGAAGATAAATTAGATTCAGATTTATCACCTAAATTTGTAGTAGGATATGTTGAAACAAAAGAAAAACATCCAAATGCAGATAAATTAAGCATTTTAAAAGTAAATGTAGGCAATGAGGAATTACAAATTGTTTGCGGCGCACCTAATGTTGAAGCAGGACAAAAGGTTGTTGTAGCTAAAGTAGGTGCTGTTATGCCTAGTGGCATGGTTATCAAAGATGCAGAGTTAAGAGGCATAGCATCAAGCGGCATGGTATGCTCAATGAAAGAGTTAGATTTACCAAATGCTCCAAAAGAAAAAGGGATTATGGTCTTATCTGACGAGTATCAAGTTGGACAACCATTTTTTGAAGAATAA
- a CDS encoding DNA translocase FtsK — protein sequence MSWFDKLFSDEDDEEVYQRKYSQRRQKLEEKERHRQSLLPENNDIYNRPKGNFRFPLHVDNPENSEDEAYASYTDTQASHAEERSQEANFQQDNRRHRRRRNFEENSNSEQSDFRSSRSSRSRYSQKQHNNANEPSHTSNKRRVQNYTSTYDTKDVYYRSGEFRAEEVPSAIFGTKKRHPLENDVIKSDGTFKKEEETQKHERIPTDPLNGARSYEKTEDKKSSDHQNDETAATSSKSKEELQHTMKETPNYSKADNTININNIYASQIVEEIRRERERKFLKRKKFKEALQQKREQEDTDSIQKAIDDMYAKQAKQYVEDSVFHENDSAAENTKQDQEDFKDPSETSIGDEAKTIVSEEEHDLNSDFDYEEINLDDVQQVQSIDDKDVEIINDDNEAQNEIKSDEFENKIDSEASSKSTEAAQPLKNEEHEITEAQYTEMDDAPAEKTEELDSKTETSSQLTEDVPVATSEYDKHLEVQEPTSINEPSLKPDNQSKEEVKTQSSLQNTEDKSVKSQEGSKSLEPELKPSYTKEAPVDKTAHPNEQKSETESLEPRLTPEQPSNNKDEAEKEEEEKQEDISDTETLEESISEDEETQNEIDTHDKQENNENEVEDKSKQSADSEIKRPLRKGAKPFNVMMTPSDKRRMQRANKNNNASTLRPDIKKESESTRENKPEQEQVQDADVEKLQGEQRNNVPENNVKQEEAGHITESMNQLRAEQNTAAEMPQTELTEQKQETSSEDNIKSTKPVAHEGIRKGPNLKLPSVELLDDPEIHEIDEEWIEEKKQELNDAFYYFNVPAEVKNVTEGPSVTRFELSVEKGVKVSRITALQDDLKMALAAKDIRIEAPIPGTSLVGIEVPNVSPTKVNLRSIIESAKFKNAESKLTVAMGNRINNEPLLMDIAKTPHALIAGATGSGKSVAINSMLLSLLYKNHPEELKLLLIDPKMVELAPYNGLPHLVSPVITDVKAATQSLKWAVDEMEKRYKLFAQYHVRNITAFNKKASYEQRLPKIVIVIDELADLMMMAPQEVEQSIARIAQKARACGIHMLVATQRPSVNVITGLIKANIPTRIAFMVSSSVDSRTILDSGGAERLLGYGDMLYLGNGMNKPIRVQGSFVSDDEIDAVVDFIKEQRQPEYLFEEKELLKQTKAQSKDDLFDEVCRFMVAEDHISTSLIQRHFQIGYNRAARIVDQLEELGYISGSNGSKPREVYLTSAEINEE from the coding sequence ATGAGCTGGTTCGATAAACTATTTAGTGATGAAGATGACGAAGAAGTATACCAACGAAAATATAGTCAACGTCGACAAAAATTAGAAGAAAAAGAACGTCATCGTCAATCATTGCTTCCTGAAAATAATGATATTTATAATCGTCCGAAAGGCAACTTTCGTTTTCCTCTGCATGTTGATAATCCTGAAAATAGCGAAGATGAAGCATATGCATCTTATACGGATACACAAGCTTCACATGCTGAGGAAAGATCCCAAGAAGCAAATTTTCAACAGGATAATCGACGTCATAGAAGACGCCGGAATTTTGAAGAAAACAGCAATTCAGAACAAAGTGATTTCAGATCGTCTAGAAGTTCACGCTCACGTTATAGCCAGAAACAACATAATAATGCAAATGAACCATCACACACATCAAATAAAAGACGCGTTCAAAATTATACTTCCACGTATGACACAAAAGATGTGTATTACAGAAGTGGTGAATTCAGAGCTGAAGAAGTACCTTCTGCAATATTCGGTACTAAAAAACGCCATCCTTTGGAAAATGATGTAATCAAAAGTGACGGCACATTTAAAAAAGAAGAAGAAACCCAAAAACATGAGCGTATTCCGACAGATCCTTTAAATGGTGCAAGAAGTTATGAAAAAACAGAAGACAAAAAATCATCTGACCATCAAAATGATGAGACAGCTGCAACATCTTCAAAATCAAAAGAAGAACTTCAGCATACAATGAAAGAAACACCGAATTATTCTAAAGCAGATAATACAATTAACATTAATAATATTTATGCTTCTCAAATTGTCGAGGAAATCAGACGTGAAAGGGAACGCAAATTCTTAAAACGTAAAAAGTTCAAAGAAGCTTTACAGCAAAAGCGTGAACAAGAAGATACTGATTCAATTCAAAAAGCAATTGATGATATGTATGCTAAACAAGCCAAACAATATGTAGAAGATTCAGTGTTCCATGAAAATGATTCTGCTGCTGAAAATACCAAGCAAGACCAAGAAGATTTCAAGGATCCTTCAGAGACATCTATAGGTGATGAAGCAAAAACAATTGTTTCCGAAGAGGAACATGATTTAAATTCAGATTTTGACTATGAAGAAATCAATTTAGATGACGTTCAACAGGTTCAATCTATAGATGATAAGGATGTAGAAATTATAAATGATGATAACGAAGCTCAAAACGAAATTAAATCTGATGAGTTTGAAAATAAGATTGATTCAGAAGCATCTTCGAAATCAACCGAAGCAGCACAACCATTAAAAAATGAGGAACATGAAATTACTGAAGCGCAATATACCGAGATGGATGATGCTCCAGCTGAAAAAACAGAAGAACTTGACAGTAAAACAGAAACAAGTTCTCAATTAACTGAAGATGTGCCTGTAGCAACATCAGAGTATGATAAACATCTAGAAGTTCAAGAACCTACTTCAATAAATGAACCTTCATTAAAACCAGACAACCAATCGAAAGAAGAGGTTAAAACTCAGTCTAGTCTTCAAAACACAGAAGATAAAAGTGTTAAATCTCAGGAAGGTTCTAAATCATTAGAACCAGAATTGAAACCTTCTTATACAAAAGAAGCACCAGTCGATAAAACAGCGCATCCAAATGAACAAAAATCTGAAACTGAATCATTAGAACCGCGACTTACACCTGAGCAGCCATCAAACAACAAAGATGAAGCGGAAAAAGAAGAAGAAGAAAAACAAGAGGATATCTCAGATACTGAAACATTAGAAGAATCAATTTCTGAAGATGAAGAAACGCAAAATGAAATTGATACCCATGATAAGCAAGAAAACAATGAAAATGAAGTAGAAGACAAAAGTAAACAGAGCGCTGATTCTGAAATTAAACGACCTCTACGTAAAGGTGCTAAACCATTTAATGTAATGATGACACCTTCAGATAAAAGAAGAATGCAAAGAGCAAACAAAAATAACAACGCATCCACATTAAGACCTGATATTAAAAAAGAATCAGAATCAACAAGAGAAAATAAACCAGAACAAGAACAGGTTCAGGATGCAGATGTTGAAAAACTTCAAGGAGAGCAACGAAATAATGTTCCTGAAAATAATGTGAAGCAGGAAGAAGCGGGTCATATTACAGAAAGTATGAATCAATTGCGTGCTGAACAAAACACTGCAGCGGAGATGCCTCAGACTGAACTAACAGAACAAAAACAAGAGACGAGTTCAGAAGACAATATTAAATCAACTAAACCTGTTGCACATGAAGGTATTCGAAAAGGACCTAATTTAAAACTGCCAAGTGTAGAGTTGCTTGATGATCCAGAAATCCATGAGATAGATGAGGAATGGATTGAAGAGAAAAAACAAGAACTTAATGATGCTTTCTATTACTTCAATGTTCCAGCAGAAGTTAAAAATGTAACAGAAGGTCCAAGTGTCACTCGTTTTGAACTATCAGTAGAAAAGGGCGTTAAAGTCTCACGTATCACTGCATTACAAGACGATTTAAAAATGGCATTAGCAGCTAAAGATATTAGAATTGAAGCTCCAATTCCTGGTACAAGTTTAGTAGGTATAGAAGTGCCAAATGTTTCACCTACTAAAGTTAATTTACGATCCATTATAGAAAGCGCTAAATTTAAAAATGCTGAATCTAAATTAACAGTAGCTATGGGTAATAGAATTAATAATGAACCATTATTAATGGATATTGCTAAAACACCACATGCGCTCATTGCGGGTGCTACGGGTTCAGGTAAGTCCGTTGCAATCAACAGTATGCTGCTTTCTTTACTTTATAAAAACCATCCTGAAGAACTTAAGTTGCTTCTAATAGACCCTAAAATGGTTGAATTGGCACCTTATAATGGATTGCCTCATTTAGTGTCACCAGTTATTACAGATGTAAAAGCAGCTACTCAAAGTTTAAAATGGGCTGTAGATGAGATGGAAAAGCGTTATAAATTATTTGCACAATACCATGTACGTAATATTACAGCATTTAATAAAAAAGCATCGTATGAGCAGCGCTTACCGAAAATTGTTATCGTCATCGATGAATTAGCAGATTTAATGATGATGGCTCCTCAAGAAGTTGAACAATCTATTGCAAGAATTGCTCAAAAAGCACGTGCATGCGGTATTCATATGCTTGTTGCAACACAAAGACCGTCTGTAAATGTAATTACTGGATTAATCAAAGCAAATATTCCAACACGTATTGCATTTATGGTATCATCTAGTGTGGATTCAAGAACGATACTTGATAGTGGCGGTGCTGAACGGTTATTAGGATATGGCGATATGTTGTATCTTGGTAATGGTATGAATAAACCGATTCGTGTTCAAGGCAGTTTTGTTTCAGACGATGAAATTGATGCTGTTGTTGACTTTATCAAAGAACAGCGTCAACCAGAGTACTTGTTTGAAGAAAAAGAATTATTAAAACAAACGAAAGCCCAATCAAAAGATGATTTGTTTGATGAAGTATGCAGATTTATGGTGGCAGAAGACCATATATCTACATCATTAATCCAACGACATTTCCAAATTGGATATAACAGGGCAGCAAGAATTGTTGACCAATTAGAAGAATTGGGATATATTTCAGGCTCCAATGGTTCAAAACCAAGAGAAGTTTATTTAACTTCAGCTGAAATAAATGAGGAATAA